The genomic window CCCGCTCACCTTCTCCGACTGGTCGGCCGACGAGGGCTGGGTCCGCTTCATCTTCATGCGCGTCGGCGCCACCACGCACCGCCTCTCGCACATGGAGCCGGGCGAGTCGCTCACCGACCTCGTCGGCCCGCTCGGCGCTCCGACGCACGTCGGGGGGCTGGGGCGCGTCGCGGTGATCGGCGGCGGCGTGGGCGCCGCGGTCGCGTACCCGGTCGCGCGCGCGATGGCGGCCGCCGGCGACGAGGTGACCGTCGTCCTCGGCGCACGCAGCGCGGACCTGCTCGTGCTCGAGGACGAGTTCCGCGCGCTGCCGCTCCGCGAGCTCATCGTCGTGACCGACGACGGGTCGGCCGGCGAGAAGGGCCTGGTCACGGCGCCGCTCAAGCGCATGGCTGAGGCCGGCGAGCTCGACCATGCGTTCGCCGTGGGTCCGGCGGTGATGATGAAGTTCTGCGCCGCCACGGCCAAGGAGCACGGCCTGCCCGTGACCGTGTCGCTC from Actinomycetota bacterium includes these protein-coding regions:
- a CDS encoding sulfide/dihydroorotate dehydrogenase-like FAD/NAD-binding protein, whose translation is MFRIRAKRQLSESVFEMEVDAPAVARRVQAGQFLILRTGERGERIPLTFSDWSADEGWVRFIFMRVGATTHRLSHMEPGESLTDLVGPLGAPTHVGGLGRVAVIGGGVGAAVAYPVARAMAAAGDEVTVVLGARSADLLVLEDEFRALPLRELIVVTDDGSAGEKGLVTAPLKRMAEAGELDHAFAVGPAVMMKFCAATAKEHGLPVTVSLNPIMVDGTGMCGACRVTVAGETRFGCVDGPDFDGAQVDFEELMSRQRVYADLEREADVEYSQGCACHR